One genomic segment of Rhinopithecus roxellana isolate Shanxi Qingling chromosome 6, ASM756505v1, whole genome shotgun sequence includes these proteins:
- the LOC104674927 gene encoding olfactory receptor 10AC1, with translation MDSPSNATVPCDFLLQGFSEFPHLRPVLFLLLLGVHLATLGGNLLILVAVASMPSRQPMLLFLCQLSAIELCYTLVVVPRSLVDLSTPGHRRGSPISFLGCAFQMQMFVALGGAECFLLAAMAYDRYVAICHPLRYAVVVTPGLCARLALACCLGGLAVSVGLTVAIFHLPFCGSCLLVHFFCDITALLHLACTRSYADELPLLGACLVLLLLPSVLILASYGAIAAALRRLRCREGRGKASSTCALHLTVTFLHYGCATFMYVRPRASYSPRLDRTLALVYTNVTPLLYPLIYSLRNREITAALRRVLGRQRPGQAPSRDLREL, from the coding sequence ATGGACAGCCCCAGCAATGCCACCGTGCCCTGCGACTTTCTCCTTCAAGGCTTCTCCGAGTTCCCGCACCTGAGACCCGTGCTCTTCCTTTTGCTGCTGGGGGTGCACCTGGCCACCCTGGGCGGGAACCTACTCATCCTGGTGGCCGTGGCCTCGATGCCCAGCCGGCAGCCCATGCTGCTCTTCCTGTGCCAGCTGTCAGCCATCGAGCTCTGCTACACGCTCGTGGTCGTGCCCCGCTCCCTGGTCGACCTGAGCACTCCGGGCCACCGCAGGGGCAGCCCCATCTCCTTCCTGGGCTGCGCCTTTCAGATGCAGATGTTTGTGGCTCTGGGCGGGGCCGAGTGCTTCCTGCTGGCCGCCATGGCCTATGACCGCTACGTGGCCATCTGCCACCCGCTGCGCTACGCGGTAGTGGTGACCCCCGGGCTGTGCGCGCGACTGGCTCTGGCCTGCTGCCTCGGGGGACTGGCGGTGTCCGTGGGGCTCACGGTGGCCATCTTCCACCTGCCTTTCTGTGGCTCCTGCCTGCTGGTGCACTTCTTCTGCGACATCACGGcgctgctgcacctggcctgcacGCGGAGTTATGCCGACGAGCTGCCCCTGCTGGGCGCCtgcctggtgctgctgctgctgccctcaGTGCTCATCCTGGCTTCCTACGGCGCCATCGCCGCCGCCCTGCGCCGCCTGCGCTGCCGCGAAGGCCGGGGCAAGGCCTCCTCCACCTGCGCCTTGCATCTGACAGTCACCTTCCTGCACTACGGCTGCGCCACCTTCATGTACGTGCGGCCCAGGGCCAGCTACTCCCCGCGCCTGGACCGCACCCTGGCGCTGGTCTACACCAACGTCACGCCGCTGCTGTACCCGCTCATCTACAGCCTGCGCAACCGCGAGATCACCGCCGCCCTGCGCAGGGTGCTGGGGCGCCAGCGGCCAGGCCAAGCCCCAAGCAGGGATCTGCGCGAGCTCTGA